The DNA sequence GTAGAAGGCGGCGGGCACCACGTAGAAGGTCATGATCGCCGAGACGCCGATGCCGCCCACGATGATGATGGACAGGCTCTTGCCGAACTCGCTGCCGCTGCCCTCGTTCAGGAGCAGGGGGATGCTGATGACCATGACCGTCAGCGTCGTCATGATGATCGGGCGGAAGCGCAGGCGGCTCGCCTCGATCAGCGCGTCGCGCAGCGGCCTTTCCTGCATCTGCTCCACCACGAACTCCAGGTAGATGATCGCGTTCTTGGCCGACAGGCCGATCAGGAGCAGGAAGCCCAGCACTCCGAAGATGTCGAGCGTCCCGCCGACGAGGAACATCATCCAGTACGCCCCGGCGACCGCGAAGGGCACGGGCAGCAGCAGGTAGAGGGGATAGCGGAACGAGTTGAACTGTGCGCCCATCACGAGGTACACGAGCAGCATGGAGATGGCGAAGGCCTGGAGACCCAGCGTCCCGATCTGGTTGCCGAGCGCGAAGGCGCTGTTGCGGTCCGCCGATCCCACCGTCACGAGGTTGTCCACCACGCCCGCTCCGGTCAGCTCCGCCGTGAGCTGCTCCTGAAGCTGCGCGCTCGTCAGGCCGCTCGCCGGGTCGGGTTCCACCGACAGGCTCAGGCTGTACAGCCGGTTCGTGCGCTCCACGCTCGTCGGGGCGCTCGCCTGCACGATGCTGCCGAGCTGACCCACCGTGACGCTGCTGCCCAGAGTGGAGCTGTAGATCGGGAGGGACAGGAGCGACTGGTCGTCCTGAAGGTACTGCGGGTCGAGCTGCACGGTCACGGGGTACGTCACCCCGCTGATCTCCACGTTGCCGCCGCTGGAGCCGCTGCCGTAGGTGCCCAGCGCCTGCGCCACCGTGCTTGCCGACAGGCCCGTGCCCGCCAGCAGGCTGGGATTGGGCACGAACTGATTCTCCAGCGTCGTGTTGTCCAGGCCGCTGCTCGCGCTCAGGACGCCCTCGTTCCCCTCGATGACGTTGACGGCGGTCGCCGCACGCTGCTTGAGCAGGTCGTAGTTGCTCGCCACGAGGGTGAGGCTCAGGCTGTTGCCCTGCCCCCGGAAGCCGCCCCCGCTGAAGATGTTCGCCCGCACGTTCGGCACGTCGCTGAACATGCCGCGCAAGGCCTGCTGGTACGTCGCCGTCAGCGTGGCGGTGTCCTCGCGCTCCTCCTTGTCCTTGAGGGTGATGTTGAGGTTCGTGCCGTTGCCCGTCACGCTGGCCTGCACCGTCTCCACCTCGGGCCGCGCCAGGAAGTAGCTCTCCATCCGGCTCACGAGTTGGTTGCGGGTGTTCAGCGACAGGCCGCTCGGCAGCCGCAGCCCCGCACGCAGGGTGCCCGAGTCGGTGCTCGGCGTGAACGTGAAATTCATGCGCGGCACCACCAGCAGCACGGTGGCGACGAGGAAGGCGGCGGCGATGAGCAGGACGCCCACGCTGTTTCGCAGCGCCCCGCCGAGGCTCCGCGCATACGCCTCCCGCATGAACGCCAGCCCCCGGTCGGTGATGCCGTGCAGGGTCGTCGTCAGCGCCTCCAGGAAGGCGAGGAGAGCGCCCCACACGTAGCGGACGGCGATCAGCGCGACGGGCAGCAGCAGCAGGCCGAGGAGGAGCAGCCGGTTCTCCACCCGCGTCCAGACGAGGAACGCGAGGCCAGCGGCCAGCACCCAGAACCACCACGTCCGCACCGAGGCCACGCCCCAGCGCACCGCTTCCGGCAGCCGGGTGAACGCGCGGGGCACGTCCCGCCACCCCAGCGGCTCGGCGTCCGGCGTGTACGCCATGCGGACGGTGAGGAAGAGCAGCGCCTCCAGCCACGAGAGCAGCACCGCCGCCGCGAGACCCAGCGCGAACTGCTGGACGTATGCCCCGATGACGCCGCCCATGAAGCTCACCGGGATCAGGACCGCGAGCAGCGACAGAGAGGCCGCCGCCACCGCGCTGAAGACCTCCGACGCGCCGCGCAGCACCGACTCGACGCGGCCAAAGCCCATCGCCCGGTACCGCTCGACGTTCTCGGCGACCACAATGGAGTCGTCCACCACGATGCCGATGGCGACGATCAGGGCGAGCAGCGACACCTGATTGAAGGTGAAGCCCATCAGGCTGTACAGGATCGGCGCGGCGGCGAGCGAGATCGGGATGGCCGCGATCACCGTGAAGGCGGTATTCAGCCGCCCCAGGAACAGCAGCGTCACGAACGCGACGACGAGGCCCGTCACCCACAGCTCATGGGTGGTGGACTCGATGCTCGCGCGGATGGGGCCGGTCGTGTCGTTGCTGTACGTGACGCTGTACCCGTCCGGGAGCTGGACGCCCGAGACGAGCGCCTTCACCCCGTCCACGACGGCGACCGCGTTGCTGCCCGAGGTCTGCTGGATACTGACGAGAACGACGGGCAGGCCGTTCACGCGCGTCACCCCGGTCGTGGTGCTCGCGTCGCGCACGCCCGCCACGTCCGCCACCCGCACGCCCTTGCCCGCGTCGAGGATGACGTTGGAGATGTCGTTGACGCTGGTGAGCCGCGCGTTCGTCGTGTACGTCAGGCTATTGCCCTCGCGCGTCACCGTCCCGATGGACGACCGGACGTTGCTGCCGCTGATGGCCGAGGACACGCTCTGGGGGGTCAGGCCGTAGGCGGCGAGCTTGTTGGGGTCGAGCAGAACCTCGATGTTGCGCTGCGACCCGCCGCTGAGTTCCACGTCGGCCACGCCCTCGACCCGCTGGAGGGCCGGAACGAGCTGGTCCTCCACGAAGTCGTACACGTCGGCCTGGGCAGCCGTGCCGCCCGAGACGCCGAATTCGAGGATGGCCTGCGCGTTCGGGTTGAAGGTCCGCACGCTGGGGCTGTCCGCGTCGTCGGGAAGCTGGCGGGTCGCCGCCGACACGAGCGAGGCGACCTGATTGGCCGCCGCGTTCTGGTCGGTGCCGTCCTCGAGCTGGAGGGTGACGCGGCTGCTGCCCGTGCTGCTCGTGGAGGAGATGGAGGTGACGTTGGGCACCTGCGCGACCGCGCTCTCGATGACCTGCGTCACCTCCTCGTCCACCGAGGTCGGGCTGGCCCCCGAGTACGAGGTGCTGATGTTGACGACCGGGATGTTCACGCTGGGGAGCAGGTCCACGCCGAGCGAGCGCATCGACACGAAGCCGAAGACCACGATGCCGATGAAGATGCCGATGGAAAAGACGTAGCGCGTGACCGAGAAGCCCACCACCGGGTTCACGCTGTCGAAGACCTTTTTGCCCACATTCCGCATCACGGCGCACCTCCGGGGGGCGGACCGCCCGCGCCACCGCTGCTCTGCCTCGCGCCTGCTCCCGCCCCCGCGCTCGCCGTCGTCACGCCCGCGCCGTCGAGGAGGCCCGTGGGCGGCTGGCTGATGACCTCATCCCCGGCCTCGATGCCGCTCACGGCGGACTGGGTGCCCGCCTGTCCCAGCACCGTGACCACGTTCTGCTCGGCCTTCCCGTCCTCGATGGTGAAGACGTACGTCCGGTCGCCGTCCACCTGAAGCGCGGTGCTCGGCACGAGGACGCCCGTCGCCACCTTCGCCGTGTACACGACCGAGCCGACGGTGCCCAGCGCGGGCGGCGTGGTCTCGATGAAGCGCGCGACGAGCGGCACGCTGCCGTTCGTGGGTGCCCCCGCGTTCTGCGAGACCTTGAGCGGGTACTTCTGCTGCCCGACCACGAAGGTGAGCGCCGCGCCGACCGGAAGGGTCGTGGCCTCGGTCGCGGGCACGCTCACCGACACCTGCCGCTGGCTGCTGACGAGCGAGAACGCCTCGCTGTTGGCGGCGAGATACTGGCCCTCGCTGACGTTCAGGCCCGTGACCTGCCCGGCGAAGGGGGCCGTGACGCGCACCGCCGCCGCCGCCTGCTGCGCCTGATTGAGCGTGATCTGCGCCCGCTGGACGGCGAGGCGGGCCTCGGCGAGGCTCTCGGTCTGCGCCCGCGTGTTCTCCGCGAGGTTGGCCTGCGCCGTCGTGAGGGTCGTGCGGGCGGCCTGCACCTGCGCGAGCTGGTTGTTGACCTCCGTGCGTGACGCCGCGCCGATGGCCGCGAGCCGCTGGAGGGCCGTCAGGCTCTGCTGGGCGTTCGCCAGCGTGGTCTGCGCGGCACTCACCTGCTGCTGAAGCTGCGCCCGCCCACTCTGCACGCTGTTCGTCTGCGAGCGGAGCTGCACCTGCGCCGTCTCCAGCGCATTGCGCGCACTCTCCACGCTCGTGTTGAGGTCGCTGTTGCTCAGGGACAGGACGGTCTGCCCGGCGTTCACGGCCCCGCCCACGTCCACGGCGATGTTCGTCACCGTGCCCGACGTGCGCGCCGACACCGTGACCTCCTGCGCGGAGGCGACCGTGCCCGTCAGCCGCCGCTCGGTGCTCAGCGTTCCCGACTTGACGACGGCGGCCTGAACGGGCGTGGTGACGCCGGTGCCGCGTGTGGTGCCCGCCGCCTGCCCCGGCGCTCCCGCTCCGGTCTGACCTGCTCCCGCCGCCGCGCCAGATGCTCCGGCTGCGCTGCCACTCTGCCCGGCCCCCGCCGTCTGACCCCCCGCTCCCGAACGGCTGCCCGTTCCCCCTGCACTCTGTCCTCCCGCGCTCTGTCCTCCCGCCGCCTGACCGGGGGCGCTCTGCCCGGTCCCGCCGCCCGCCCCGCCGAATCCACCGCCTGCGCTCGCCGCACTGCCCGCGTCGTCCTGCCCCAGCCGGTAGCCGACGTAGCCCACGCCGCCGAGCAGCAGCGGCACGAGCAGCCAGCCCCACGGAAAGGAGCGGCGGGTTTTCTCGGCAGCACCCTCAGCGGCACCCGGCGACGGCACAGGCGGACGCTCCTGTTCTGACATTGGCCTCGACACCTGGTCCATGTCCACTATGGAACCACCTTTTGACGAAGGAATATCGAAGAGGACTAACAAAGCTTGGTATGCCCGGCTACCGTGAAAAGGCGTCTGGGACGAATGGAACAGCTTGCAGCGTCTTCCCCAAATCTTCATACGGCTCGTGGGTCGGCCCGCCGTCCTTACCTTGAGGTGTGCGGCCCGACCTCCTTCCCCCCCCAC is a window from the Deinococcus sp. YIM 134068 genome containing:
- a CDS encoding efflux RND transporter permease subunit, coding for MRNVGKKVFDSVNPVVGFSVTRYVFSIGIFIGIVVFGFVSMRSLGVDLLPSVNIPVVNISTSYSGASPTSVDEEVTQVIESAVAQVPNVTSISSTSSTGSSRVTLQLEDGTDQNAAANQVASLVSAATRQLPDDADSPSVRTFNPNAQAILEFGVSGGTAAQADVYDFVEDQLVPALQRVEGVADVELSGGSQRNIEVLLDPNKLAAYGLTPQSVSSAISGSNVRSSIGTVTREGNSLTYTTNARLTSVNDISNVILDAGKGVRVADVAGVRDASTTTGVTRVNGLPVVLVSIQQTSGSNAVAVVDGVKALVSGVQLPDGYSVTYSNDTTGPIRASIESTTHELWVTGLVVAFVTLLFLGRLNTAFTVIAAIPISLAAAPILYSLMGFTFNQVSLLALIVAIGIVVDDSIVVAENVERYRAMGFGRVESVLRGASEVFSAVAAASLSLLAVLIPVSFMGGVIGAYVQQFALGLAAAVLLSWLEALLFLTVRMAYTPDAEPLGWRDVPRAFTRLPEAVRWGVASVRTWWFWVLAAGLAFLVWTRVENRLLLLGLLLLPVALIAVRYVWGALLAFLEALTTTLHGITDRGLAFMREAYARSLGGALRNSVGVLLIAAAFLVATVLLVVPRMNFTFTPSTDSGTLRAGLRLPSGLSLNTRNQLVSRMESYFLARPEVETVQASVTGNGTNLNITLKDKEEREDTATLTATYQQALRGMFSDVPNVRANIFSGGGFRGQGNSLSLTLVASNYDLLKQRAATAVNVIEGNEGVLSASSGLDNTTLENQFVPNPSLLAGTGLSASTVAQALGTYGSGSSGGNVEISGVTYPVTVQLDPQYLQDDQSLLSLPIYSSTLGSSVTVGQLGSIVQASAPTSVERTNRLYSLSLSVEPDPASGLTSAQLQEQLTAELTGAGVVDNLVTVGSADRNSAFALGNQIGTLGLQAFAISMLLVYLVMGAQFNSFRYPLYLLLPVPFAVAGAYWMMFLVGGTLDIFGVLGFLLLIGLSAKNAIIYLEFVVEQMQERPLRDALIEASRLRFRPIIMTTLTVMVISIPLLLNEGSGSEFGKSLSIIIVGGIGVSAIMTFYVVPAAFYLFERGRGTKPAERVVEADVPAPRPTLPPQGASPAPGA
- a CDS encoding efflux RND transporter periplasmic adaptor subunit, with the translated sequence MPSPGAAEGAAEKTRRSFPWGWLLVPLLLGGVGYVGYRLGQDDAGSAASAGGGFGGAGGGTGQSAPGQAAGGQSAGGQSAGGTGSRSGAGGQTAGAGQSGSAAGASGAAAGAGQTGAGAPGQAAGTTRGTGVTTPVQAAVVKSGTLSTERRLTGTVASAQEVTVSARTSGTVTNIAVDVGGAVNAGQTVLSLSNSDLNTSVESARNALETAQVQLRSQTNSVQSGRAQLQQQVSAAQTTLANAQQSLTALQRLAAIGAASRTEVNNQLAQVQAARTTLTTAQANLAENTRAQTESLAEARLAVQRAQITLNQAQQAAAAVRVTAPFAGQVTGLNVSEGQYLAANSEAFSLVSSQRQVSVSVPATEATTLPVGAALTFVVGQQKYPLKVSQNAGAPTNGSVPLVARFIETTPPALGTVGSVVYTAKVATGVLVPSTALQVDGDRTYVFTIEDGKAEQNVVTVLGQAGTQSAVSGIEAGDEVISQPPTGLLDGAGVTTASAGAGAGARQSSGGAGGPPPGGAP